The nucleotide window GCAGTTCGACCAGCTGCTGGTTGAGTGTCGCGCAGGGATTGTAAACTGGAACAAGCCGCTGACCGGCGCGGCCAGCAGTGCGCCGTTTGGCGGCATTGGCGCTTCCGGTAACCATCGTGCCAGCGCTTTTTATGCGGCTGACTATTGTGCCTGGCCAATGGCCTCGCTGGAGAGCGCAGATCTGACGCTGCCCGTGACGTTGTCACCTGGGCTGGACTTTACCCCGACAGGAGAGTCCCGATGAGCGCATGGGAAGCGAACTTTGATGGTCTGCCGGGTCTGACGCACCACTATGCCGGTTTATCTTTTGGTAATGAGGCCTCCACCCGCCACCAGCATCGTGTTTCAAACCCGAAACTGGCGGCGCAGCAGGGGCTGATGAAAATGAAAGCGCTGGCGGATCTGGGGTATCTTCAGGGCGTTATTCCGCCACACGAACGCCCTAACGTGGCGGCGCTGCGTTTGCTTGGCTTCAGCGGCAGCGATGCTCAGGTGGTAGCAAAGGCCGCGGCTCAGGCGCCACAGCTGTTATCTGCTGCCAGCTCGGCGTCAGCTATGTGGGTAGCCAATGCGGCCACCGTTTCGCCCTCCGCAGACAGCGCAGACGGTAAAGTGCATTTTACCGTGGCTAACCTGAACAATAAATTTCACCGTGCGATGGAGGCACCCGGCACCGCGGCGCTTCTTCGCGCTATTTTCCGCGATCCGCACCATTTCAGCGTGCATGATGCGCTGCCGCAGGTGGGCATGTTTGGCGATGAAGGCGCAGCAAACCACAATCGCTTCAGCGTCTCGCACGGTGAGGCGGGCGTCCAGCTCTTTGTCTACGGACGGGAGGAGGCGAACGGTGGGCTGGTGCCGGCACGCTATCCTGCCCGACAGACGCGGGAGGCCAGCGAAGCCGTTGCCCGCCTGCATCAGCTCGATCCTCAGCGCACGCTCTTTGCCCAGCAGAATCCCGCAGTGATAGACCAGGGCGTCTTCCATAACGATGTCATTGCCGTCAGTAATCAGCAGGTGCTGTTCTGTCATCAACTCGCTTTTCTTAATCAGCCGGCATTACTGGCGGAATTAAAGGAAAAAATGGTGGGCTTTACCCCGGTGGTGGTGCCAGACAGCCAGGTGAGCGTGGCGGATGCGGTGGCTACCTACCTGTTTAACAGCCAGTTGCTGAGCAAGGCGAACGGAAAAATGGTGCTGGTGCTGCCGGAAGAGGCTCGTCAGCACCCTGGCGTCTGGCGCTATCTGTGTGAACTGGTGGAAAGCGGCGGCCCGATTGATGAGCTTAAAATCTTCGATCTGCGTGAAAGCATGAATAATGGCGGCGGCCCTGCCTGTCTGCGGCTGCGAGTGGTGCTTAACGAACAGCAACGGGCTGCGGTGAATCCAGCGGTTATGATGAACGACACGCTGTTTGCCACCCTTAACGACTGGGTGGCGCGCCACTACCGCGATCGCCTGACCCAGCACGATCTGGCGGACCCGCAACTACTGGTGGAGGGACGCACGGCGCTGGAAGAACTGACGAAGCTGCTAAACTTAGGGAATGTTTACGACTTTCAGCAGTAATCACGGATGAAGCGGGGCGCGTCATGGTACCTTGTGACGCGCCTTGTCTTGATGAAGGAGCAGAAACCCATAACAAGGAGAACGCATGCAGGACTTTCTGAAACAGACCCTTGGCGGAGAGCCACCTGAACACGCTTCAGGCCGGAATGACCAGCTCAGCTGGCAATGGCTTGATGAAGGGATCCTTGAAATGACCCCCGTTAACGCCTCAACGCAGGCGATGGTAATTTCCGCTGGCGTACACGGTAATGAAACCGCGCCGGTAGAGATACTCAACGAACTCATTACTCAGCTACTGCGTGGTGAAAAGCCGCTTCTCCCCAGGCTGCTGCTTATTTTGGGTAATCCCGCCGCGATGCGCGCCGATAAACGTTATTTGCGCTGTGATATTAACCGCATGTTCGGCGGGCGCTGGCAGCAATATGAGGATTGCCCGGAGGCTCGCCGGGCCTGGCGTCTTGAGCAGGCGATGGAAAATTTCTGGCAGGCTGGCAGCAGTGAAGAGGTCCGCTGGCACCTGGATTTGCACACCGCAATCCGTGGCTCTTACCATTCGCGCTTTGGCGTTATGCCGCTGCGTGAAACGCCGTGGCCGGAAGATTTCCTTCACTGGCTCGCGGCGGCAGGGCTGGAGGCGCTGGTGTTCCACCGTGCCGCAGGCGGCACCTTCACCCATTACAGCTCAAAGCACTTTGCTGCTGCCAGCTGTACTCTGGAGTTGGGAAAAGCGTTGCCGTTTGGCAGCAATGACTTAACGCAGTTCCGGGCGGCACAGCAGGCGCTGGCTGGTTTGATCTCAGGTGAAGCGCTGCCTGAAGTGGCGGAGCCGCCACGACGTTACCGTGTTTCGCAGCAGATCACGCGCCACACCGAGGCGTTCAAATTGCATATGGGCGAGGAGACGCTTAACTTTACCGCTTTTCCTCAGGGCACGCTGCTGGCAGAAGATGGTGAAAAACGGTTTTACGTGCAGCAGGCGCGCGAATATGTGCTGTTCCCCAATCCCAACGTGGCGTTGGGGCAGCGGGCAGGGCTGATGCTGGTGGAAGATAACAAGCATAACGAGGCGTTAAGCTCGTAACCTGTAAGTAGAATTCCGTGGCGATCGTAAAACGGTCGCCTTAACTTCTGCGTGTAAGTCCTGATTCTGGCTGCGGCCAGAATAAGCCGACCGCTATTAACTCTGTTCAGCCTTACTTTTCCCTTTCCCGTTGCTGTGGTTGGTATTACACTTCTCCATAATTTCTGCATTAATCGCTTTAAATTCATATCTGTTAGCAATTCCTCACGATAATCTTCGCATTCTCTCCATGATCGCCGCCATTTTGTCTTTTATGCTTTCAGGGCTTTACCCATGCTCTGAGTACTTGACGTTCAGCGCAATAAACTTGTTTCCGACATCGCGACAATGCTGTCGTTTTAGTACTGAAAATTAAAGGATAAAATGATGCGTAAATTAACTTCTCTTGTTGTTGCCATGACGCTGGCCCTGGGTGCTGCGAACATCGTTCACGCTGCGGCTGATAACATCACGCCTCCGCCAGCCGGAGCCGACAAGACCATGATGCACAAGCCGCCTCGTCATGGCGGTATGCATGAAATGTTTAAAGGCCTGAATCTGACAGATGCGCAGAAAACAGAGATGCGCGCCATCATGAAAGATGCTCACAAAGATATGAAGCGTCCTTCGCTGGAAGAGCGTCGCACGATGCACGATATCATCGCTTCAGACAGCTTCGACCAGGCCAAAGCGACGGCGCAGGCAGAGAAGATGTCCGCCGAGGGCAAAGATCGGGCACTGAAGATGATGGAGACCCAGAACAAGCTCTATAACGTGCTGACGCCTGAGCAGAAAAAGCAGTTCAATCAGAACTTTGAGAAACGTCTGACTGAAAAACCGCACCATGAAGGTAAAATGGCGCCAGCAGAAGGCTAAGCCCTGCTGAGATAACCTGAGAACGCCGACGTTGTTCACATCTCTGAAGGGTGCGGACAGCGTCGGCGGTTTCGTTTTTGCGCCTCAGGAGAGCGGCAGAATAGGATATTTTCCGCTGAGAATGGGCTTGCAGAGAATTTTATAGCCGTCGCTGTCGAAGCCTTGTGGCGTTTTCGTCAGCTCACCAGCCTGAGCGATATCCTCTACCGATCCCAGATAGAACCAGTTATTGATGACATGGATCTGCTGGTGGGTGAGGCCCTGCTCAACAACGCCTACCGCGCCATCCCACGGCCAGCACTGCACCCGCACCTGTTCCAGCGCCAGCATCAGGCGCTGATGATGCTCTTCCACACTCTCTTTCCCGCAGCAGGCTCCGGCACAGCGCCCAAGACTGGCACGGAAGCAGGCGCGATCTTTATTGACCTTCTCAATTCCCAGCAAGCCCAGACAGAGCCGCTGCTCATCGGCAATTTTTTGCAGTTTTTCCAGCGCGGCGTGACGGCTGGCATAGAGGCCGAAAAGGTTTGGCGTATGGGAGAAGTCCAGCTCTTTGGCGTAGACCACGCTCGGCTTGCCGCCGCTGATATGCAGCGAACAGAGCTGGCGGTTTTTCCGCAGCCGCTTGTTAAACAGCGGCTGCTGGTTCTTGATCATCCTGGCTTCCAGCAGCAGGGCGCCCAGCTCGCCAGCGGTCTGAATAAAGGTCACCTCACGCGCCAGACGCAGCATTTTCGCCTCATCCGCCGTGCGGAAATGGGACATCACCCGGGTGCGGATATTCACGCTTTTGCCGATATAGAGCGGCATGGTTTCGCTGTCGCCGTGAAAAATATAGACGCCCGGCACCGAGGGCAGACCTTCAAGAGAGGGACGGAGATGATCGGGGTATTGATAAATCGCCGCAGGTTCAAACTCCAGGCGATGGCTTGCTACACGTCTTGGCACATGGCACTCCGGTTACTGGTTACATGTACAGTGTAGCAGGCCGCAGTCGGAGAAAAAAGCGGCAATTAGCGGGTGGCCCGCCAGCAAATCAGTGAACCCAGCGTGACCATGATCACCCCTTGCCAGAAACTGAATGAGGGAGTGAGCTGAAGCCACAAAGAGGCGAGCAGGGCTGAAAACACCGGCGTGAAGTAGGAGGCCGTGGCTAGCAGCGTCATATTGCCGTGCTGAATGCCCCGGTTCCACGCTGAATAAGCGATGGCGGTTGAAGCAGCCATAAACAGCACTTCTGTGATCACCAGTGGGCTGAAGTGCATCGGCTGCGGCTGCCCGTTCACGGCAAACTTGATCCACAGAGCAGCAGCCGTAATCAGGAAAAACAGGGTGACGCCGCTCTGGCCCCCGGCATAACGACGTGTGACGTTGTTATAGAGCGCCCAGGCGATAGCAGCAAAGAGTGCCAGTCCATACGCCACCGGGTTATCCATCACGTTGTGCCACAGCAGCCGCGGCGTCCAGACGCTCTCTCCCTTCACTACCCAGATAATGCCTGCGACTGCCAGCGCCAGCCCCGGCCAGAGCCACCAGCGAAAGCGCTGCTGATTTAACGGGATCGCGAACAGCAGCGTCAGGCTGGGCCAGAGATAATTAATCATCCCTAACTCCAGCGCCTGTGGGCGCGTATGGGCGAGACCAATGGAGACAGCCAGGCAGATTTCGTAACTGACAAACAGCGTGCCGCCCCACCATAAATAGCGGGGGGAGAGATTACGCCAGCGCGGAAGGCCGCCAGCCAGACAGAGAAAAAGCGCACTGGCGCTGTAGATCATTGCGGCACCGCCGGTCGCGCCCAGCGATTCTGCAATAGTGCGGATTAGCCCGACAGTGGTGCTCCATAAAACGATGGCGCAGAGGCCAGTCAGCGTCGCGCGTTGCGGTGTCAGTGCCATATCATCCCTGCTGGATCAAAAAAGGGCGGTGTCAGCCGCCCCGTAAGCCTGGAGGAGATTACTTCTTCCAGAAGTCATCAAACACAGTGATCGGCGGGCGCCGTTTGTGCTCGGTTTTCACGTACCAGCCTTCAATGATTTTGGCGGAGGCCTCGTCAATGGTCTTGCCTTCCAGATACTGGTCAATCATCTCATAGGTCACGCCAAGCGCCACCTCATCCTGCAGGCCCGGACGATCGTCTTCCAGATCGGCCGTGGGATGCTTGAGATAGAGATGTTCCGGGCAACCCAGCTCTTTCAGCAGGGCTTTTCCCTGGCCTTTGTTCAGGCGGAAAAGGGGATTGATATCGGTGCCGCCATCCCCATATTTGGTAAAGAAGCCGGTTACCGCTTCGGCAGCGTGATCCGTCCCTACCACCACTCCCGAGTACATACCGGCAATGCTGTACTGCGCTTTCATACGCTCGCGCGCTTTTTCGTTACCGCGTACAAAATCGGAAAGAGTCACGCCCGCCTCGCGCAGCGCTTTTTCGCTGGCTAATACGGCTTCTTTGATATTCACCGTCAGCACGCGGTCAGGCTTGATAAAATCGATCGCATCCTGACAGTCCTGCTCATCGGCCTGAACGCCATGAGGAAGGCGCACGGCGATAAACTGATAGTCGGTTGACCCGGTCTCTTCCCGCAGCTCGGTAATAGCAAGCTGGCTGAGTTTACCCGCCAGCGTTGAGTCCTGGCCGCCGCTGATGCCTAAAACCAGCGATTTAATGCCCGGATAGGTTTTCAGATAAGACTTCAGAAAGTCAACGCTGGTGCGTACTTCCTGTTTTACGTCGATAGTGGGTTTGACACCCAGCGCTTCAATAATTTCCTGTTGCAGAGCCATTTACTTCTCCTCTGTTCATTCCGCTTAGGTTGCGGTGATTGCAAGTCGCCTAAAGTAAAACTAGCCTGCCCGAGGTGAAACAACAAGAATCATTCCTGCTGTTTCAACGCTTTTAGCTGACTAATCGGGCTTTTTCGGTTTTTGCGCCAGCACCACAAACATCGTTATCGCCAGCATATAGCAGCCGAAGATGGTAGCGGTCATGGTCAGCACCGAGGTTCCGCCGATGCCGGTTACGGGCACAGCAATTCCCCCCAGCGTAAACATCGTCACGCCCATCACGGCGGAAGCGCTGCCGGCACGGTGCCCCTGACTTTGCATCGCCAGTGAGGCGGCCGCCACGCCTACGGCGCCATTACTGGCGACGCTGAAGAAGAGTGCCACCAGCACCACTGGCAGGGCCGCCCCGCTCAGGCCGGTGATCAGCAGGCTGCCGGAGGAGAGGAACGCCAGCGTCAGCGCGCCTTTCACTACGCGATATTCTCCCCATAGCGGACTGAGACGCGCGCTGATTTGAGAGGCCAGGATCAGGCCAACGCCGTTGGCCGCAAAGCAGAAGCTGAACGCCTGAGGCGACAGGCCATAAATCTGCTGCAGCACAAAGGGAGAAGCGCCGATGTAGGCAAACATACCGGACATCATAAAGCCCTGAGTCAGGCAGAAGCCCATAAACGGACGATGTTTCACAACCTGTCCCAGCGCGGCCCACGCGGAGAAAAATGAGCCCTGGCTTCGCCGCTCCGGGAGCAGGGTCTCATGGAGTTTGACCTTCGTCAGCACGAACAGCAGGGCGGCAATGGCCGCAATCACCATAAACAGCCCGCGCCAGTCCAGCGCCGCCATCAGTGCGCCGCCCATGACCGGCGCGGCGATAGGGGCAAGACCGTTCACCAGCATCAGCAGGGCAAAGAAACGGGTCAGCTCATGTCCGCTGTACATATCACGGGCAATCGCCCGCGACAGCACCGCACCGCCCGCGCCGGAGAGACCTTCAAAGAGGCGAGCCAGTAGCAGCTGGTTGATATCCTGGGCCAGCGCGCAGCCAACCGAGGCGATCAGCAGCAGCACCAGCGACAGCAGCAGTGGGCGGATACGACCATATTTGTCACTCATCGGGCCAAAAATCAGCTGGCCCAGCCCCAGACCCAGCAGACCGGCGGTCAGACTCAGCTGCGCGGTAGCGGTAGGCGTTTGCAGATCCCGTGCCAGCGATGGCAGGGCGGGAAGATAAAGATCGATACAAAGCGGCCCTAACGCCGCAAGAAGGCCTAGCGTGATGGCATAGCCAAGACGATTGGGATGTGCAGGTGTCATTATTCCTCTGTCTTAAATAGGAGATCCGTGAGTTTTTGCTATAAGGCGTAGAGTTTTTCTGCTGACGTTTTCAAGGCGCGCATTATAGGCCTCAGCCAGGACGAGGCGCACGGAATTTTGCTTTTTTGCTGCCATAAAGTTGATAAATCAGCGATTATGTTCCAGGCTTATCCCGACATGGAAAATTCAACGAGGAATAAAAACATGAAGAAGTTAACCGGATTTATTGGTGCTGCAGTTGCGTTGGCCGTATTGTCTGGCTGTACAGCTTACGATCGCGCAGAAAGCTACGTGACTAAACCCGTTGTGCAGGACGTGAAAAAAGGGATGACCCGTCAGCAGGTTCGTGACATTGCTGGTCCACCTTCTACCGAAATCACTATGGTTCACGCTCGCGGTACCTGCCAGACTTATGTTCTGGGCGAGCGTGACGGCAAGCCGCAGACCTACTTTGTCAGCTATGCTGACACAGGTCGCGTAATGAACTACGGCTTCCAGAGCTGTAAAGAGTACGACACCGATCCGCAGGCTGCTCAGTAATCGTAGCGGCGGTATCATAAAAAACGGTTACTTCGGTGGCCGTTTTTTTTTGCCTCTTGTCGGGGCTTCACTATCAAACAGCCAGCCCCAATCGGTCGCGCCTTACAGGCCAGGCGGGCGAGGGACTTCCAGGTAACGCCCATCTATATCCCGACGGTAATAGTGTCCTTCCTCAACGTAAAAGCGCTCGCCATTATAATCAAGCGCCCGCATCTCGCCGCTGACAGGCTCTGACGGCGGCTGCACGACAACATAGGTATTATCTTCCTGCCGCTGATAGTAGTGTCCGTTCAGCGCATAGTAGGTCAGCCCACCGATCAGCACTGCTGCTGCGGCCTCTGGCAGGAAAGAGAGATGCCCCGGTCCACCGCCGTGATGCCAGCCCGGCCCTGGCCCATGCCCCCAACCCGGTCCACGCCCCCAGTCGCCCGGATGGGCGGAAACCAGCGCGGGTGATAACAACGTAAAGGCCAACAGTGTACACATCACCTTTTTCATAAGGTCTCTCCAGGTTCTGACTGGGGCTAACATTACGCCAGGCCGGCCAAAACGCAAGAGGCTGCCCCCTGCTATTGTGGGTTGCTTACACTGCTTAACGTATTCTTAACTCTCCCTCCATGATGCCTGTCAGATTGCCTCTTTGCGCTCGCCGGACCAGCTGGCCCGATCGGCCGCGATCCGCTTTTCCGGCTGCAACAGCGTCATCGCCAGCATGCTGCAAAAAGCGATGGCAGCCGTGGCGCTGAACATGGCGTTATAGCCAAAGTTCTGTGCCAGCCAGCCGCTGAGCAGAGGGGAGGTGATTGAGGCGAGATTAGCGATAGCCAGGGTGATGCCGCTGTAGGTTCCAACGGTAGATTTTGGCGTAACGTCGATCACCACCGACCAGTAGACATTGTTGACTAACGCGTTCAGCGCATTGCCCAGCGTCATCATCAGGATAATTCCGGCGGCGGAAGGCATATAGGGAATAGCCATAAAGCAGGCCGCCGTCAGGAGCAGCGTCACGCTGGCAAAGAGATTGCGGGCATACCTTAAATTATTAAAGCGCTTCAGCAGGGTATCAGCAATTTTCCCGCCGAGCAGTACCGTAAAGCAGGCGCCGCTCCAGGGGATCATCGCCACGTACCAGAGAGAGTGCAGATCGTAATGGAAGCTGTCCTGCAGATATTTTGGTCCCCAGGTCACCAGCGTGAAGGTGATGTAGAGGAAAGAGAAATAGCCCAGGGCATTACACACCAGCGTGCGGTTGGTAAAAAAGCGCCACCACGGCAGGCGTGGGCCGCTGCTGGCCGCTTCTGCCTGACCCTCAGCGATCAGGGCGCGCTCCTCAACGCTCACCGCTGAGTGGAGCTCAGGCGTGTCCGCAAAGACTTTAGCGAACAGCAGCATGGCCGCCAGGGAGAAAATACCCAGCAGCACAAACATCACCCGCCAGTCACCGGTTAACAGCAGCAGGCCCACCGCGATGGGCGCGGTAAGCAGTGCGCCGACCTGCGTACTCAGCAGGCCGATCCCTAACGCAATGCCGCGCTCGTTGTCCGGCGCCCAGTTTGCAATGGCTTTATTCATCAGCGCATAGGCCGGGCCTTCAGCGAAGCCGAACAGCACGCGCATCACCGCGAATCCCATAATGGCGGAGCCGCTGAACAGAGCGATACCCACTTCGCCTGCCCAGGCAGTTGCAATCTCCAGCAGCGACCAGAGGATGCCCGCCATCAGCCACACTTTTCGGGTGCCCAGGCGGTCTGCCAGAAATCCGCCGCAGAGGGAACCAAACAGGTAGCCGAAGCCGAAATAGCTCAGTACCGCGCCGAGCTGGATTTTACTGAAGTGGAACTCTTCAGAAATAGCGTTAGCCGCAAAGGAGAGCGCACCACGATCGATATAATTGATTAACGCAATAAAAAACAGCATGGCAAAGATGCGGTAACGATAGCGGTGGGGGGCGGCAACAGTCATAGATTTTCTTCCTTACGTCTCAGGTAAGGTAACTGAAGCAACATTAATGCCAGAATTCAGACCAGGTGGTAAAACTTGACAATGCGGGGTTTCAAACAGAGGGGTAGAAAAAGAAGCAGCAGGCACTCGCTGGCCTGCTGCACCCTGATGGGACGTTAACCGCTGCTTTAAAGTGCAGTTAAGCGGGTACGCTCAACGCCTTCTGACTACGTGACCAGATACGGTGAGCACCCATAGCGGAGAGGAATTCACTCATAAAGACGCCTTCTGCTTTGCTGTCCTCAATAATGCCTTCCTCCTGTTCGGTTTCACCCAGCCCGAACTGAGATTTAAAGCGTCGCGCATCTCCACTCAGACCGATCACCTTCAGGTGCTTGTACGCTTCCAGCAGGAAATAACGGGCATCGCCACTCAACAGCAGGGCGTCAATATTGCCGTCCGGGACGATAACCGCATCAAAGGTCAGCGAAGGCAGACCGCTGAAGGTGGCGTCCACAGGCAGATCTGAGCCATCATCAGCGCGAACCCGACCCATATGCGGTGCCAGCAGTTTGGCATGGACACCCTGAGCTTTCAGCTCCTGAAGGATCGCCAGCGTATCGGCAGCTACCACGCCATCGCTCATCAGAAGAGCCACCTGACGGCCTTTGATAGAGCCGCTTGGCACGGCATAGAGGCTCAGGCTGGCATCTTTCTTCAAGCCGTTGACATCTTTCGGCGGCGCCGTGTGCATTTTCTCATCGGAGAGGGCAATCCCCAGGTTCTGGGCTACGCCATGCGCCAGAGAGATATCAATATGCACCAGATGATCCACCACGCGTTCACGGATATATTCCCGGGCAACCTTGCTCAGTTCAAACGAGAAGGCATCAACAATATGCTGCTGCTCGACCGGCGTCTGGCTGTTCCAGAAGAGGCGCGGCTGGGAATAATATTCGCCAAACGAGGGGCTGCGCTCGCGCACTTTGTGGCCTTCAATGCGTTCCTGATGGCTTTCAAACCCGCCGCGATGAGGGGCAGAGGGCGTTTCGCGCGGCCAGTTGTCATTGATGGAGTTAGGCTCGTAATTTGCCGGATTGGTATCAATATCCATCCGGTGCATGCCCTGACGCTGGAAGTTATGGTAAGGGCAGACCGGGCGGTTGATCGGGATCTCATGGAAGTTTGGTCCGCCCAGGCGGCTGATCTGCGTATCCGTATAGGAGAAGAGGCGCCCCTGCAGCAGGGGATCGTTAGAGAAATCCATGCCGGGAACGATATGGCCGGGATGGAAGGCGACCTGTTCAGTCTCGGCAAAGAAGTTGTCCGGGTTACGGTTAAGCACCATTTTGCCAATCAGCTCTACCGGAACCAGCTCTTCCGGGATCAGCTTTGTGGCATCAAGCAGGTCGAAATCAAATTTGAATTCATCCTCTTCCGGGATCAGCTGCACCCCCAGCTCATACTCGGGGAAATCACCCGCTTCAATGGCTTCCCACAGGTCACGGCGGTGGAAGTCAGGATCGCGGCCGGTGAGTTTTTGCGACTCATCCCATAAGAGAGAAGCTTTACCCGCCACCGGCTTCCAGTGGAAGCGCACAAAGGTGGCTTTGCCTTCCGCATTGATAAAGCGGAAGGTGTGGATGCCAAAGCCTTCCATGGTGCGGTAGCTGCGCGGGATACCGCGATCGGACATTGCCCAGATCACGTTATGCAGCGTTTCGGGCTGCAGC belongs to Erwinia pyri and includes:
- the katE gene encoding catalase HPII, with translation MSKETDNKELSHNAPLTGPDSAKPGMDSLAPADGSHKPLAEPTAPGKQPTAPGSLKAPDTHNAKLDALETFRKGGENFPLTTNQGTRIADDQNSLRAGTRGPTLLEDFILREKITHFDHERIPERIVHARGSAAHGYFQPYRDMSHVTKADFLRDPQQVTPVFVRFSTVQGGAGSADTVRDIRGWATKFYTEEGVFDLVGNNTPVFFIQDAHKFPDFVHAVKPEPHNEIPQGQSAHDTFWDYVSLQPETLHNVIWAMSDRGIPRSYRTMEGFGIHTFRFINAEGKATFVRFHWKPVAGKASLLWDESQKLTGRDPDFHRRDLWEAIEAGDFPEYELGVQLIPEEDEFKFDFDLLDATKLIPEELVPVELIGKMVLNRNPDNFFAETEQVAFHPGHIVPGMDFSNDPLLQGRLFSYTDTQISRLGGPNFHEIPINRPVCPYHNFQRQGMHRMDIDTNPANYEPNSINDNWPRETPSAPHRGGFESHQERIEGHKVRERSPSFGEYYSQPRLFWNSQTPVEQQHIVDAFSFELSKVAREYIRERVVDHLVHIDISLAHGVAQNLGIALSDEKMHTAPPKDVNGLKKDASLSLYAVPSGSIKGRQVALLMSDGVVAADTLAILQELKAQGVHAKLLAPHMGRVRADDGSDLPVDATFSGLPSLTFDAVIVPDGNIDALLLSGDARYFLLEAYKHLKVIGLSGDARRFKSQFGLGETEQEEGIIEDSKAEGVFMSEFLSAMGAHRIWSRSQKALSVPA